The genomic region GGTTGATGATCCTACAACCCAAATAAAAGGACTAGAGAGCTTTTACTATGTCCCAAAACTCCCCTTGCCTCAGAAAACTATCCTGTTCCCCAAGGGACTGGACGAACTGTTCGAGTAACTTCACctggttccctttcctccaacttccctgcctctctccaacTTGTGGCTTCTGGGAACTCTGGTCTTCAGCTTCTCCATCTTGTCCCTCAAGGACTACTTGTGCAGAAGAAGGACTACTTAAGGAAGAAGATCCCCTCCAGTGCTCCCAAAGCCAGCTGATGTCCGGCATGAGCTGCAGGCCTAGTTCACATCTCGCTAATAAGTCAGGGTGTTGTCTTCCTAGAGCCTCAGTGATTCACTGGCCCCACGCTTCTCAATCATGGGTGCCTATTCCACTCAGCTAGGGAGCTTATGAAACTGCAGATGGTCAGGCCCCACTCccaaagatttttattattattattattgcttaaagagagggagagagagagaaacttcaatttgttgttccacttatgtatgcattcattggttgtttcttgtatgtgccctgactggggattgaacccacagccttggtgtattgggtcaatgctctaatcaactgagctacccagccagggcccaaagaTTCTTTCTTATTGGTCCAAGGCAGGTCCTGGGCATCTtttgggcggggagaggggggaggagggggagggaggaggtgttaAGCCTTCCTGATGATTACAATGTACAGCTAGGATGAAGAACCACTAATCTAGGTTTGAGATACGCACTCTGCCCCACCTCTAGAGAACTCTGGCAGTTATGTTAAAATGTTCCCAACTAAGCCATCACTGATACAAACACTGAGAATTAGCACATTCTCACAAAATGAACCTGACTCTAAGGGACAAAAATAGATTCCTGAAAATGTTATCTGTGAATTAAAGCTGTGCAAATGGAGTCATTTTAAACAAACCATTCACTATCTCACAGACTCCCTGACACTTGACTAGTATACACACATGTGAAACAAATTATTTGAAGTATAAAATAGCTGCTCACAAGTTTATCTATAAAATTTTGGATTTTGGTGTCCTCGGTTCTCTGAAGAACAAAGTATGTCTATTATTTGACTATAACTTGTAGTGGTTTTTTTCAGAGCACAGTATTTATGCTCATACAAAATTATAACAGCTTATCATCATGATAACCCAATTTGATGGACTTGTACACTGgtcctgaaaaatcaactgataCTTATTGATTAAGCAAATTTCATTCTCTGTGGGGGCCTGGCCTGTTTGATTTTTACCCCATTCTTTGTTTTCCCTATACCCCAGGTTAGGCGAGCCAGAAGACTGTGCAGGCATTGTGTCTTTCCTGTGCTCTGAAGATGCGAGCTACATCACTGGGGAAACAGTGACAGTGGCTGGAGGAGCCCCCTCCCGCCTCTGAGTACCTGGAGAGAGTCTACCAGGGCAGAGACTGGGCTTCAACCCCCATCGGGTTCCAGCACTAATCTACCAGCCTttaccacctctgcctgtcaTACTGCtcacctttccccacccccaaaaatcACTTATGCCCTGTGACAAGATCCAGCCTTCCCTGCCATCAGGGTTTGGTCTTATGAGGATTCCTGTTGTTGCTGTAGCCTTGGATAAAGACTTCCCCTGAGGACACAGGATAGGCCTGCTGAGTAGGCTGAGTCTACTACcttggcaaaaagaaaaatttttttttcctggcatggGGCAATTtgagggagatgggagagaaggACCTGTAGTTGAAGGAGGAGCTGGGAAGGTTGGAAATTAATACAAATCAGGTGCCAATAAAATGCAGATGATCGTGTTGCTTTAACTCAATGTGTCCATTTTTTTAGTGTGGGGTGCACAGGTGTGGTAGCTGAGCAGAGAGCATAAGTCTGAATGAACTGGATCTCTGGATCCCCTAACCTTCCTCCCTGGATCCCCTAACCTTCCTCCCTGGCTCCAGGACCTGAGCGTGTTGCCTGGGGTGGAGGTGTCTGCAGAGCTGCCAGCTGGAAGGAGGCGGCATGGGAACTCCCAGAGCGCCACAGGGATCCCCAAGGCTGGGCAGCAGGAGAGGAAGGACGAACTCCCCCAGATCTGGCCAGGTCCTCTCCTGGCATTGCCCTGGGCCCCGAGTTCCCTCGCAGGTCAGCGAGGACGAGCTGGACCGGCCGCCCGAACAAACGGGAAAAGGAAGGGGCCTTGCAAGGATGATCCGGGGTACCCAGGcccacaaacaaaagaaatgggtTTTGCTCGTGATGCTCGAGGAGTGTGTGGCACGCAAAGCGGGGACGCTGTCCCCGGCTTGGGAGATGGCCCGGGCTCCTGGCAACACGCACCAGGCGTCGCACGCGGGAGCCGGCAGGAGGGGTGGGCGCGAGCGCGCGGGGTCTCACGCAGCTGGGAGGCGCGGCACGCATGCTCAGTCCCGCACttccccgggcgggcgggggacCCGGCGCCgggaggcgggggcaggagcGCTCACGCAGCCGCCCCGACTGGAGCGGGCTCGGCGGCTGCAGCATCGCTCGGCGCCGGGGCCCTGCCGGAGCCGGGTCTAGCATGTGCCGCGGCTCCCCGGCGGTGGCGGTAGCTCCTCTGCAGCAGCGGCAGCAACAGCAGCCGCCATGGCCAAGTCCAGCACGGAGCTCACCCGCGAGCTGCAAGGTACGAGGCTGCGGTGGTCTCCGGGACGCCAGGTCTGGAAGCGTTCGAGACCCAGTGCGCTCCTCCCCGCGGTGCACCCCAGCCCCGgtgcctcccgccccctccccatgcatccCGCTTGCAAGgcaaccccctcccctgcccctgcatcCCAGCTCCGGGCATCTGTCCCCGGAGCATCCTCCGCTGCCCCCCCTCGCCTCACCCTGTCAGGACCTTCTTGTCCCAGAGCCGCCCGTGCTGATCTTTGGTGACAGGTGTAGTCCCCTCGCGGTCCCTAGGGCTGACTCTCAGGCCCACCCCTAAGCGAGGTGGCTCGTCTCCTCTCCGGAGAGACCCTGTTTCCCTGCCGGGCGGAGCCAGGCCCACCCCGGGCTGCACGATGGGAGCTGCCCCTGGTCCTGACCGCCTCTTGTCTCTACACCCTccctctcccggccccgccccggaaCTGGCCCCGGAGAGCCCCCTACAGCCTAGCAGCGCCCAGACCAGTGGGGCAAAGAAGGGGGATCAGGGCAGAGGGCCTGCGTTGGAGCTAAAAGCTAGAGCAAGATCTCTGCAGCTCACCTCCCACAGTGCCCCCCGTCCCAGCCAGCCCCCTTCTCGCTACCTTACACCCACACCTCAAGGCCTCTCCTGTTTGCGTGGCCCTCAGACTCGGCTCAAGCCAAGGCCCGGCCCCCCAGCACTGCCACAACCCTGACCCCCAGAGGCAGCAGCCCAGGCAGAGATCAGGAGCTCAAGGATACTCAGAGGCATGCGCGCCTTGGCAATTtcccacacctacacacacacacacacaagcacaatCCTGAGATGTGTGTACAAACATCTTTATAGTGCCTGgacccccacctctctctctctctctctctctctctctctctctctctctctctcgatggTCTGCCAGCAGTTGGGTAGGGTCTCATTTAAACACTAAATCCTTTCCACCTGCCACACACACCGGAACCTTCTGGCTCTGTGCCCCTTTCACAACTGCAAGCACAGCATCCTCATTcacactccccatccccaccaaTGGCGTCTTCAGAAGGCACGCACACACGCGCGTTGTAAAAGGCAGACCCACTCACACCCGAGACCCCCTAGGATATAGTTAAAGGGACCCGCCCACACCCCTACACACTGACTCACTGTGTATGGGCTGACAGTTGCTGGAGTGAACAGGCTGGAAAAAAACCCTTCACACCCTCAGAAGTGTAAGACACGCCCTCCCACAGGCAGGGTCACTCAGCGGCTGTCCCTTGATTCAGAAACATCGGGAACCAGCGTGTTCTCcgcaccccctccctctctgatagGAAGAGAAACGTCACCCAAGAAGGGAAGCTGTGTGTCcctgtccttctttgtctctctttttctctctcctcccatctgACTCTGCCCCTGGAGAGCCCTGAGGAGGTGGGTGGCCAGGGTAAGGGGAGCTCTGAGCAGGCCCCTGTCCACCTGCAGACAGCATCCGGAGGTGCCTGAGCCAAGGGGCTGTGCTCCAGCAACATCGTGTGAAGCTGGAGACGAAGCCCAAGAAGTTTGAGGACCGAGTGCTGGTGCGGGCACTGGGcttgggagcagagggaggcacCGAGGACAGCGGGGCTGCTGAGGGCAgagagcctgggaggcagggaagacagAGGCGGGGAAGAGCTGAGGAGACGTGGTCTGGGAGCGGGGTTAGGCTGGACTGGGTCAACGTCCAGGAGATTAGAATGGGGCATGAGGGAGAGCGAGGACCCGCAGAACGGAGggccgctgctggccaggttgcacACAGGCTGAGGGGGCTAGAGGAGGGCAGGAATCTAAGGCCCAGGGAATGGCCATTTGCTgctgatttcttttcctttctctgaaggCCCTGACCTCCTGGCGCCTCCACCTCTTCCCCCTTAAAGTCCCAGCTAAGGTAAGTTGGGCTGAGGAGCGGAGAGCACCTGGCATGCCCGCTCCTGAGCGTGGCAGCCAGACCCTGACCACGAGCTGAGCATCCTCACGCCCCCAGGTGGAGAGCTCCTTCAATGTCCTGGAGATCCGGGCCTTCAACACACTCAGTCAGAACCAGGTgagcaccagggcctgggccccactcctgggccagcaggaggagggagtcAATATGTGAGGCCCTGCCGCTCCCTCGCCCCCAGATCCTAGTGGAGACAGAACGAGGCATGGTGAGCATGCGGCTGCCATCAGCTGAGAGTGTGGACCAAGTGACGCGACATGTGAGCTCAGCCCTCTCCAAGGtctgccctggccctgggtgaGTGGCAAAGGAGGAATCTCTCCAGGGGTTGGACATCAAGGAaacttctccctccttccctccttccctccttcccctggacCTGAGCTCCTAGGACAGCAAGGAGAAGAGCAAGCATGTTCCTGCTCCCGTTTTATTCTGGGGATCCAGAAGCCATAAGACATTGAGAGCCTCTTTTCACCTCTCTCTGGGATGGATTTGTTCATCTTCCAGGTGTCTAATCCGGCGTGGAAATGCAGACACTCCGGAAGGGCCCCGAGACACATCCCCCAACTCTGAGACTTCCACGTCTACCACTCACAGTGTGTGTGGTGAGCCGGGGCAGACTTGACGAAAGTGGGACCTAAACCACCCTGCCCCTTGTCCAGAGTCCTTTCTATATGGGGTGTCACCTGCCCCGGGGACCCCACAGCTCCCGGACCTCAGGGGTTCATGGTGTAGCAGGAACCCGGGACACTAGCACATAAAATGACCTTGACCTTTCCTTGACCCCCAAACCTGTTCCTCACTCCCTTGCCCCTCGTGGAGCCAGCCCATATTCTGCCCCACAGGTGGCTTCTCCGAGACCTACGCTGCCCTGTGTGACTACAATGGGCTGCACTGCCGTGAGGAGGTGCAATGGGTGCGTTGGGCAGGGACCCACTATTTGGGCAGCTGGgacctggagggagggggcagaggaggaggaggaggaggggagcaggggtgaGCCAGTTCTACCTCTCCAAGGACGTGGACACCATCTATCATGCCGAGGATAACCGGGAGTTCAATCTTTTAGATTTCAGCCACTTGGAGAGCCGGTAAGCTGATGGGAtagactccccacccccaccacagaaGCCCTTCTGATCCCACCCACAGTCCCAgctctctctccccaacccccctccacTGCCTTCTACCCATCCAGGCTTTCCCCAGCCCAACCACTCTATCCCTAGTCTCTtcttccctgcccacctgctcaccacTTTCCCACCCACTTCAATCTCCCCACAGAGACTTGGCCCTGATGGTGGCAGCCCTGGCCTACAACCAGTGGTTCACCAAACTCTACTGCAAGGACCTGCGGCTGGTAGGGACGAGGAGGGGTGGTGGAAGTGGGAGAGGGAAGTGTCCTCTCTGGTCCCTGATCACAGCGCCCGCTCTGTCCTCAGGGCTCTGAAGTGCTGGAACAGGTGCTACATACCCTGAGCAAGTCGGGGAGCCTCGAAGAGCTGGTGCTGGACAACGCGGGACTTAAGACGTGAGCCAGCCTCCTCCTTGGGCAGTGGTGCCCCCGTGATGTAGCCTTAGGGCGACAGAACCTCAGAGCATGATAGGGGCCTCTGAGCTAGCTCATCCTGCTCCTCACTTTACAGGAGAAGATACTGGGGCCCAAAGAGGGCAGAAAACAAGTCACTGGTCACGCTGGACTCAGACCTAAGCCCCCTGGCCCCCAGCTCCATGGCCTTGCCCAGCGTGGCCTTGCCCAGCATGCTCCATCAACCGCCAGGCGGGTGGGCTTCTCTAACTCGAGGGCCCAAAGCTGGGCTTTGTCTCAGCACAACTTCTCTTGTGCTCCAGAGTGGTGACAAGCTCCGTGGCAGACCCTGAGCTGCCCCCTACCGTGGGGACCTCTGTCCTTTGCAGtcccagccaggcaggcaggtggaggaggaggggaagcccAGGGGCTGGGACAAACAAATCCTTCCTCCCCTTGCCTGAAGGGACTTTGTCCAGAAGCTGGCCTGCGTGTTTGGGGAGAACGGGAGCTGCGTGCTACATGCCCTCACTCTGTCCCACAATCCCATCGAGGACAAGGGTGAGCCCCAGCCCGGAATGCAGACCCCTGTCCTAGCCCAGAGCCCAACCCGGGTCTGAACAGCGGCTCTCCAACCTGAtaccagcccctgccccagcacctccATCCTTGACCCCAGACCTGTACCCCACTCATGCCCCTACCCTGACTGTATCACCTGCTCCCACTGCCCAGCCTCTCACTGGGTGcattcctctccccactccccaggtTTCCTCAGTCTGAGCCAGCAGCTCCTCTGCTTCCCCACTGGCCTCACCAAACTGTGCCTGGCCAAGACTGCCATTTCCCCTCGAGGTATTTGCACTGGGAACCCTGACGTGTGACCATGAACCTCCCCAGGGCTGCCTAGGCTGTGGAGCCCCGTCCAGAGGCAgatccacacactcacacagcctCCCAGGGatcaggggaagggaaggagccaCATTGTGGGAGTGGGGAAGCCTTGTACACCGGGAGAAGAGGGGGGCACGGGGGCCAACCCAGCCCAGTGCCCGCTGTGCTCAGGGCTCCAGGCGCTGGGCCAGACCTTCGGGGCCAACCCGGCCTTTGCCAGCTCCCTTCGGTACCTGGACCTGAGCAAGAACCCTGGGCTGCTTGCCACAGACGAGTCCAATGTGAGTCCACGGAACACAGCCCAAGCCCCTGCCGAAGCGCGCTCAGGCCGCAGGGCCCGGGTCTCTATCACCCCTTCCCCTGCAACCCCGCTGCCCCCCCTTCCCAGGCCCTCTACAGTTTCCTGGCCCAGCCCAACGCTCTGGTGCACCTGGACCTGGCGGGGACTGACTGCGCCGTTGACTTGGTGAGGGGTTGGTTGGTGACGGTGGACCCGCCTGAGGTGATTTGGGGAGGCCGGGGTGGTCTGTGCCTCGCCACCTTCCTTGAGTAGGAAGGTGGGCAGAGCTGGCAGGGTGACTTCAGGTTCAGCTGAACGTAAAGCGGCGCCCACAGCTGCCACCTGTGCCGCACTTCCTCTCGGTCCCGGCCCAAGGCTGTGCTGGCTCCGTGAAAGCCAGCCCTCGCCCACCCCCCTGGCCCAAGGCAGCGTCCACCAGGAGGCCATGTGAGCAAGGCACCTTGTGAGCCTGTGGTGACCCTGGCTTTGTGCATCCATTGTCTGTGAGCCTCTCTACCACCCCTGGGGACCCACTTTCCACAGAGGGGAAACCGAGGCAATATGAGGGGAAGTGGGCATCCGTAGCTGGGCTCACATAGACTGACCACGGGGGGCGGGGTAAGAGCAGGACCTTGATGGGGAGGGGagacccctcccagcacccctcccagcccctgtgaGACCCACCATGTCTCTCCCCACAGCTTCTGGGTGCcctgctccatggctgctgctccCACCTAACCTACCTCAACCTGGCGCGTAACAGCTGCTCTCACAGGTGGGAGcatgaggggtgcaggaagggagggggcaagTGGTGGGTGTCCCTCTCCCTTGCTGACCCCAGGGGTCTCTGCAGGAAGGGCCGGGAGGCCCCACCAGCCTTCAAGCAGTTCTTCAGCAGCGCCTACACACTGAGCCACGTCAACCTGTCTGCCACAAAGCTGCCCCTGGAGGCCCTCAGGTCGGGTGGGTGCAGGGTTGGGGGAGCGTCCAAGGGGGAGCCATAAGAGAAGCGGCGAGAGGTAAAAGTGGGCCTGCTGGCCTTCCTCCCACAGGGCGCTGCTCCAGGGCCTCTCCCTCAACAGCCACCTCAGTGACCTGCACCTGGACCTCAGCGGCTGTGAGGTGAGCCCTCAGTCCCCCGATCCCACCGCTTGTCCCCCACCCACTGTTCGTTTCTCTGACCTCAGTCAAACCCCGGCAATATCTTGCCTCTGCACTACTCCTCTGTGACCCCCCAACCTGATCACACCTCCACTTTCCCGTCTCAGTCTGTGGTCTGCGTCCCTCTTTCCAGAGGTCATTTTCAGTCTCCAGTATCTCCCCCCTTAAAGCTTTGCGGACGGAGATACCAGGCTTTCCCACCAGAGGGCAGGAGCGAGCTATCTCCGGTGCAGCGGCCTGGAGACTTTTCTGACTGAAAGGGAGAGAGCCCTGGGGAAGAATCTGGTGTGGAGAAGGGGCCTCCTGATTTTACACCCCAGACCTGATATGACCTTGAGTCCTGGCGTAACTACTTTGGTCTCTGAACATTAAaggtgccctccccccgcccttaccctgcctccctgccccacccctaccCTGTTCCTGCAGCTCCGCTCAGCAGGAGCCCAGGCTTTGCAAGAGCAATTGGGGGCTGTCACCTGTGTGGGCAGCCTGGATCTGTCAGACAATGGTGAGTGGAGGTGTTTTcttcctgggagccaggtggggacAGGGCCGGGAGCGTGGGGGGAGAAGCGTTAAGGAGACTCCTGTGAGCCTCGGCCTCAAGGCCCGGCCTCTCCCATCTACTGGCCAGGGTTTGACTCGGACCTCCTGACACTGGTGCCCGCACTTGGCAAGAACAAGTCCCTCAAGCACCTGTTCCTGGGCAAGAACTTCAATGTCAAGGCCAAGTAAGGCCCCTCCCCATACCACCGACCCTCACTCTGTCAGCCCCCTCCCCTTTTGGCTCACTGTATTGCCTCtgatccctccctcctctcccaagAGCATGACCCCGGccctctcccctcaggacccTGGAGGAGATCCTCCACAAGCTGGTGCAGATGATCCAGGAGGAGGACTGTGTGAGTGgctgggccggggggcgggggtacCTGCTGTGGCGGGAGCCCTGGAAACTGGGCCCAACCCCTACTTGCCCACCCAGTCCCTGCAGTCACTGTCTGTGGCAGACTCCCGGCTGAAGCTGCGCACCAGCATCCTCATCAATGCCCTGGGCAGCAACACCTGCCTGGCCAAGGTGGATCTGAGCGGCAATGGCATGGAGGACATTGGGGCCAAGATGCTGTCTAAGGCCCTGCAGATAAACTCCTCCCTCAGGTGGGTCCCCACTTGAACCCTCTgaccccctgcacacacacacacacacacacacacacacacacactcgcccttcctgcctgccttgctCTGCCCCAGCTTCCAGGAAACCCTCAGTCCCAAACCATCTCTGAGTCTGCCTCAGTACCCGGGAAAGGAGGGGGCTGTGGCCTGCCCCTTAACAGggactcagagggaaggtaacaAGCTGTGCTCCACCTCTCCCCAGAACTATCCTATGGGATCGGAACAATACATCTGCCCTGGGCTTTCTGGACATTGCGAGGGCCCTGGAGAGGTGAGTGGACCAGGCCCCCAGCTTCCTGGGCCTGGACCAAGCCTGAACTAACTCAGCCTCACACCAGCCCTCTTGACCTCTTTGCACAGAAATGTTAGAAAGGGCCGTGGAGGAGGGAAGAGGTCAGCAAGAGGTGGGTCTGGGGAAGCAGGggcctctcctcacctcctcctctgtgctcctATGTCCACAGCAACCACACGCTGCGCTTCATGTCCTTCCCCGTGAGCGACATCTCCCAAGCCTACCGCAGCGCCCCCGAGCGCACTGAGGACGTctggcagaaggtggtggcctgGGCAGGGTGGAACAGAGAGGGCAGGGGACAGCCCACATCCCCAGGCCCTGACACGCTCACCCCGTCGTCTCCAGATCCAGTGGTGCTTGGTGAGGAACAACCACTCCCAGACGTGTCCCCAGGAGCAGGCCTTCCGGCTGCAGCAGGGCCTGGTGACCAGCAGCGCCGAGCAAGTAAACGTTTCCCTCTGGGACACATGGGGCATGCATGGGGCATGCAAGGCACAGGTGTGATgtgacggggggcgggggagcatgAAGGAGGCATCACATGATGCCCATAACTGGGCTCAAGTATGGGGAAGAACAGGGGCCCCAAAAATGAGAGAACATGTGGGCAAACAGTGGGGGCCCCAGACAAGGGGTGCACAGGACGGTGGGAGTTCCACTGGGCATTCAAGAAGGGCTTCCCCAGAAGAAGTGAGAGCAGGCCATCCAGAGACATCACCACCACCCCAGTAGTGCTGACACCAATACATTGCCCAAGGAGACACAGAAACGGGGTGCCTGGGGTCCTACCTGGGAGGGTGTTGTGCGAGGTCCCCCTAACACTCCGGCTGTGCTGCAGATGCTGCAGCGGCTGTGTGGACGCGTGCAGGAGGAGGTCCGGGCcctgaggttgtgccccctgGAACCCGTGCAGGATGAGCTGCTCTACGCTCGGGACCTCATCAAGGACGCCAAGAACTCCCGGGCGGTGAGCCCTGCACAGCACCCCACACGCTCTCCCCGGCAATCCAGAACCCGGGAAGGCCAGCCATGCTCTCCCAGAAgtgcctgggccctgcctgtgCATCCGCCCTCCAGGCACAAAGGCCTGCTTCTGGCCTGACCGTAACCCCTTCCTTACACAGCTGTTTCCCAGCCTCTATGAGCTGGGGCACGTGCTGGCCAACGACGGGCCTGTGCGGCAGAGGCTGGAGTCGGTAGCCAGTGAGGTGTCCAAGGCTGTGGACAAGGAGCTGCAGGCAAGTCCTGGGGAAAGAGTCTAGTGTTGACCCAGGCTCTAAGCCGAGGGCTCGGTCTGCCCGGGGAGATTACTGGGGCAAGAAGGAAATGCGGAGCTGAGACCACCCACATTCCCGCTGTGCAAAGACATTACTAGAAAACTGGGCTTGCATTGTTCCTGCTAGCTTCAGTCTTGGCCCCTGGCCTcttacctctctctccccctggacTGACTTCCCTGTCCATATGGTAGGGTGGACGCCTGAGGGGCTGGAATAGACAGGCTATTGTCTCTCGGCTGGGAAGCCACGCCTGACCCTGCCCCCCTTTGGGctctggcctcccttcccccatactAGGTGATCCTGGAGTCCATGGTCAGCCTAACGCAGGAGTTATGTCCCGTGGCCATGCGGGTAGCTGAGGGGCACAACAAGATGCTGAGCAATGTGGCCGAGCGCGTCACTGTGCCCCGAAACTTCATCCGCGGGGCGCTGCTGGAGCAGGCCGGGCAGGACATTCAGAACAAGCTGGAGTGAGAGGCAGACGGGTTGGGGCAGGGCTGGATTGGGCCCAGAACACTTAGGGACTTGGGGCCCAGCTCTCAACCATGAATAATGAATGGCACAATCTCCATTACCAGGGATAAATCTTTAACCAACTGCAACCTTGCTATTCAGGGTCGGACTGGTCTTTGCCCTAGAAATCTAAGTGCTGAGCTGGGGTTCAGGAGCCGGccagtgcacacacacaggcgcgcacacacacagccacacacgcACACCGGAGTCACCTCCTGCGGAGGCGTGGCCAAAGAGAACTGATGTGATTGGAGAGTGGGCTACACGCTGTCCCTCCCAGGTCTcaccctgggtctgggtctgggtgcCACCACTCTccaaagcaaaggaaaagaaacattattACAAGGAGAACTGGTTCCTGCTCTTACAGCGGAGACCAGAAGAGCTCTCTCACTCACCCAGCTCTGTTCCACTCACCCAGCTCTGTTCCACTGAGCTCCAGGGCCTCAGTCCTCTTTGCCCACCCTCCTAACCCACACACACCTGGGCCGGAGGTCGGTGGGTGGGACTGGGGATGCCTTTATGGAGATTTGAGTGTGGCCCTCGGGAGCCTCCTACAGCATGTTAGGGCCTCCTTGGGTGGCTGGGCTAGCCGGCCCTCCCCCTCGGGCacctggggaagggcagggctgaggcccaggcccgGGAAGCGGTGGCTGAGCAGCCCCACCTGTGCCCACAGTGAAGTGAAGCTCTCAGTCGTCACCTACTTAACCAACTCCATAGTGGATGAAATCCTGCAGGAGCTGTACCACTCACACAAGAGCCTGGTAAGCCGTTCAGACATGCCCTGTACGTGGGCATCATACTaccgcccccccccagccccctcccctcaagGCTCTGGGAGGTAGACCACTTCCTCAGGATCCTGTCCTTCCCCAGGCCCGGCACCTGGCCCAGCTAAGGACACTATCAGATCCATCAGGGGGGCCAGGCCAAGGGCAGGATCTGTcctcccggggccggggccggggccgtaACCATGACCACGAGGAGACCACAGACGATGAACTTGGGACTAACATCgtgagcaccccacccccacgcccctcccTAACCTAGGTCCTGCCCCTGAACCTGCCAAACACTGTCCCCTTCCACTTCTCTGGACTCCACTCCCCCCTTACGGAGCTGGTCTCACCAGCCCAACCAGCCCAGCCTCTTCCCTAATCCCCATGCCCAGACCcctgaggagagggaggcaggagggactcTAAAAAGGAGGTTTCATGAGGAACGGAGGCTCCAGATGAGGTCCTGCCCTGTGCCCCACG from Eptesicus fuscus isolate TK198812 chromosome 5, DD_ASM_mEF_20220401, whole genome shotgun sequence harbors:
- the CARMIL3 gene encoding capping protein, Arp2/3 and myosin-I linker protein 3 — its product is MAKSSTELTRELQDSIRRCLSQGAVLQQHRVKLETKPKKFEDRVLALTSWRLHLFPLKVPAKVESSFNVLEIRAFNTLSQNQILVETERGMVSMRLPSAESVDQVTRHVSSALSKVCPGPGCLIRRGNADTPEGPRDTSPNSETSTSTTHSVCGGFSETYAALCDYNGLHCREEVQWDVDTIYHAEDNREFNLLDFSHLESRDLALMVAALAYNQWFTKLYCKDLRLGSEVLEQVLHTLSKSGSLEELVLDNAGLKTDFVQKLACVFGENGSCVLHALTLSHNPIEDKGFLSLSQQLLCFPTGLTKLCLAKTAISPRGLQALGQTFGANPAFASSLRYLDLSKNPGLLATDESNALYSFLAQPNALVHLDLAGTDCAVDLLLGALLHGCCSHLTYLNLARNSCSHRKGREAPPAFKQFFSSAYTLSHVNLSATKLPLEALRALLQGLSLNSHLSDLHLDLSGCELRSAGAQALQEQLGAVTCVGSLDLSDNGFDSDLLTLVPALGKNKSLKHLFLGKNFNVKAKTLEEILHKLVQMIQEEDCSLQSLSVADSRLKLRTSILINALGSNTCLAKVDLSGNGMEDIGAKMLSKALQINSSLRTILWDRNNTSALGFLDIARALESNHTLRFMSFPVSDISQAYRSAPERTEDVWQKIQWCLVRNNHSQTCPQEQAFRLQQGLVTSSAEQMLQRLCGRVQEEVRALRLCPLEPVQDELLYARDLIKDAKNSRALFPSLYELGHVLANDGPVRQRLESVASEVSKAVDKELQVILESMVSLTQELCPVAMRVAEGHNKMLSNVAERVTVPRNFIRGALLEQAGQDIQNKLDEVKLSVVTYLTNSIVDEILQELYHSHKSLARHLAQLRTLSDPSGGPGQGQDLSSRGRGRGRNHDHEETTDDELGTNIDTMAIKKQKRCRKIRPVSAFISGSPQDMESQLGSLGIPPGWFSGLGNSQPTASGSWEGLSELPTHGYKLRHQTQGRPRPPRTTPPGPGRPSVPVPGTRQENGMATRLDEGLEDFFSRRVMDESPSCPRTLRPLRPGLPEPPLPPPLQKKRRRGLFHFRRPRSFKGDRGPGSPTTGLLLPPPPPPPPTQESPPSPDPPSLGNNSSPCWSPEEESGLLPGLGGNRGPSFRRKMGSEGSEPAEAGQAPGTAQQPRVQGVALPGLGRTKGWSFDGKQEGTSPDLEGGVQAWQKRRSSDDAGPGAWKPPPPPQSTKPSFSAMRRAEATWHIAEESAPNHSCQSPSPSSQDGEEEKEGALFPERTVPARNAKVRDPPLAPRPPKPVAVPRGRRPPQEPGGREEAEAGGAAPGMNKPRLRLGSQQDQEESEAQGLLDPGRRSVPLKPKRTRRAQSCDKLEPDRRRPPDSTGTSEPGTD